The genomic region ATTAAGTAAGACTGGAAAAGATTGTACCAAGCAATCGGCCACCTCCATTGACCATTCGGAGACACGATATCCGCTAACGAGGATTGTAAGTTGAAACCTGCATTAGCGATAATTCTTGGGCTGATGAACTTACGAAGAGGACCGGGATCACACCAAATATCGCTCCACGCATTAGTATCAGTTCCATTACCAATAGACTTCCACAAGAACGGCCGAATCTGGCATCGAATAGCAAGGAGTTTTCGCCATCCCCATGTCATGCTACCATCTCTCCATTGAACTGTTCAAGGAACAATTAATGATAGGAGCATATTAGTTTTCGCCAAATCGACTTGAGGACAAGTCGTTTCTCCGGGCGGGAGCCGGGAAGTATTGATAGGACTCTACCTTGTCAGCGGGTTGAGCCGTTTGGGTCCAACAGGTCCCAGTTCAATTACCTTGACCCAGTCAGTGAAGAGCAAAGATTTAGGGCTGAATTAATGGGGGTTGATTGCTATTGGAGTGAAAGTCAAAAATAAGTCAAAGGGCTGAATTTAAGGGCTAAACTTTAGGATTAGTAACCTCTCTATTTCTTATTTAAGTATTTCATTTCTGCCATAGTTTTCTATGTCTTGTTTAGTTTGATTATCTAAGTGTTTTTGCATTGGAGATTAGCCATCTAGAATCAGGCCAACTATCTTATTATTTCAATAAATCAGCCCTATTTTCCGGTGTCTATCAGTATATTTCCTGAAAGATAAATTGAAAATCCAAATCAAACATCCTACCTAGAGGAACCTAACACCGAATTCCaataaaataaaacatgattAATATATCATAACGCTAATCTATAAACTTCATAATGCTTAATAAAACAACTACAAGGTTCTGTTGTGTTAATAAATTCTCTTCTACTAGTTTCAAGTAGATACAATATGAAAATGAGAATTTATTAACACAACATTAATACGATATGAATATTAGTTTTTTTCCCTTTCTATTCATATTTCActacaagatacaaaatattttttttttataactatAGAAGATATGGTATGTTATTTTTTAATGAATATGGTAAAAATGTAGAATGTCCCATCTGGGATACTGTCTTGGTTATAAAATTATCCGTTGAGTTGGTCTATAGATGTCATGCATGTAACTAAGTAAGACCATTTGCAAGTTGTCTTGTAAACTTTTTGTCCTGTCTTTAAATTGTACAAATACTTGATGTATTAACAcaataaaatatattgttaaatATTAAGTTAAcctttttaaatatataattttagaAGGTTGTAAGCAATAAAAGAAATTAAAGCCATATTCACCCATTTACCTTATAGGAGTTTTAGCTATTTTTTCTATTTTACATGTTTGACCCATTATGAATGATATACAACCTGAGTTCAAATGTTTCTAGTAAACGGGTTGAAATTGCCACCTCAAATTACAAATTATATCATGAGCACTGGCAATATAACATATGCTTTTGTGTGAGATCAACGTTTGTTTTTCCAAACAAAAGTTGTCTCACTAGAGATGCCACATTTTGCATGTCACTAGCATTATAAGACAATTTTcttaccaaaaatatatatatcattgTTAGCTATACCATGACCCAAAAAGAGATGCTAcaattttgtttaaaaatattatCACTGAGTTAACTCACCTTCTTAGAGTCTGGTTTTAACTATCCTTGCCCAAGCAGTCTCACCACATCTTTTGTTATGACATATATGTACTTGAGTATCCTAAGGTCATGCTACACATATCTTAAAATGTTCCTTCTAACCCATCATGCTACACAGATGCACCTATTTTTGTTGAAAATTGGACATTTGACATTCTTGACCAATATGGGAAAGACAACGTGTTGGAAGAACTATGTAACATGTGAAAGATACTAACTTGAAGCATAATCAATTAACTAACTAACCGATGGGAAAAAAGTTCCAAGAAACAGAAATACCTTCTCCCTCCTGAGTCTTTCATTCTCCTCTTCCAAACGTGAAACTTTGTTCTCCAGCTCATGGGTATATGCCTGTTCAACCATACACCACTCTCTCATCACATATTtacaacacaaaaaaaaaaaaaaaaacaaaaaaaaacaaaaacattaaCAGACTGAATTCACTACCTGTTTTCTTGCTCGTGAGCGCGCAGCAGACTCCCTATTCTTTATCATTCGCTTTTGCCTTCTTTCAACCGTCTTCTCCATCACATCTCCAGAAGCAAACCTTTTCCTTCCAGACATATGTCTGTCCGATAAACTACCCATTAAAGAGGTTGGGGACATATAACCCACATCCATCAAAGAGTTACCAGGAACCGTAACCGATGGTTGAACTTGATAATGACCCGCCATAATCATATTCTGCTGCTGAACTGCATGACTTTGATAGCCTATCCACTGCGTTTCTTGCGGTTCAAGATTCCCTTCTTCGTTCACCTTCCCGGGAGAAGATTCGGCCACGACCCCCGCTTTGACCAAGAAATCCTCAAGTGTCATCTCACCGAGAGTACGCTGTCGCTTCCCGTCCCCGCTCTTAAAACTACCGCCCTTACTTACATTACTCCCATCGTCATCGCTATCGTTCTTTTTCTTCCTCTGACCTTGTTGTATATCCTGCCACACTTCATCAACCGTCTTCTTCGTCACACCCGAATTGAGCTCCGTATAATTAACCGCGTTACTACTCGTTCCTTGATTAGTCTCAGCACTATAAACACTCTTCAAAAGCTCATCCAAATTCATACTATTAAAAGGCTTCCCTAAATCCCCTAACTGCTGTTGAACCTCATCCAATGTTAGGTTATACAATGACCCCTGCCTCGACAATCCATCCAACATAGACTTCTGCGCTCCGCCGCCATTCGACCCCATCGTTTGAGTCCCCATACACCAAACCCTAATTATCCACTAATCTCACAAATCAAACCCTAACTATCCACTAATCTCACAAATCAAACTCCAAACACTACCAATCAAGCTACCAAAACATCAAATTCATGTAAACCATAAACAAATTACTAAAACCTAAACTGCATGATGTTAATTTTAACCAACAGAAACACGAGAAAACAGAAATCGGCGTACAATTCATGTGATCGAGGAGAGATATGAACAACTCACTTGAAATCAAACCCTAGATAGTGAATAATCGAAGCTCAGAGGTCCGGTTTAGGTTAAAATTCTTCCATGCAGTAGTAGCTGCAACAAATGTGAAACAATAACATAATAAATTAGTGATTTGAAGTGAATCTGAAATATGTTGGATTTGGTTGATGATTCGACATTTAAGAGAAGTAATTGTGCATACCATATTCTAATTGTTGCAGATATTTGAGTCAGTTATAAAAAATTGCAAATCGCCATTGACGGAGCTTCAATTTTgttgatataataaaataaagttttgttttATCCAGGAATAATGTTACAGGAGAGGGGTAAAAGTTAGGCAGAAGAATTATGCAATGATTATAAGAGAGTAAGAGACAATTTTTAATATTACTATTTAGACATTTTTTAGGTAAACAGATTAAAACGATGTGTGGTGCTAGGGCTGACAATtctgacacgaacacgataacacgATACGAatctacacgaagttaacaggtttcgtgtctaaacaggttgaCACGATAAGACCTGTTTAAATTTCGTGTCAAAACAGGTTAAAACCCGTTAACCTGTTAAGACCCGTTAATGACATGCTAagaattttaattaaaaaaatatatatcatgTATTTCATGAGACGCGGGGTGGGTGGCATACCTAGAGTCCTAATTTTGAAATTCATTCTTCAATTCACGCTCCAAAGTGCAAAGTCTGAACCCTAAAAGAAACTCTCCAGCAGCCGTCATCGACGAACACCACAACCATCGTCGTTCGCCTGTTCCGTTCATCGTTCAGCATCATCATTCAACTACTCATCATTCACCTTGTCGACAAGATTCTCATCTGTTCTATTCATCATTCAGCATCGACGAGACGACGACAACCATCGCCGTTCGCCCATTCCGTTCATCGTTATGTTCGTCTGTTGTCCGCCGGCAAGCTATTCAGGTAAGTTAAATATTCAGTCACTATCTGTGTCATCGCTCTGTTCTGTTCATCTGTTGTTATGAGTTATGTTTCTGCTTAGATTCAACAGTTACTGATTAAACATCATTTAATTAGATTTGTTTAGATATGTATTATACTAAGTGTTATATGATTGATTCAACAGTTACTGTCTTACTGATTAAATATCATTTATTTAGATTTGtttcttaaatttttttttttttttggatataGT from Helianthus annuus cultivar XRQ/B chromosome 10, HanXRQr2.0-SUNRISE, whole genome shotgun sequence harbors:
- the LOC110884850 gene encoding ABSCISIC ACID-INSENSITIVE 5-like protein 2 encodes the protein MGTQTMGSNGGGAQKSMLDGLSRQGSLYNLTLDEVQQQLGDLGKPFNSMNLDELLKSVYSAETNQGTSSNAVNYTELNSGVTKKTVDEVWQDIQQGQRKKKNDSDDDGSNVSKGGSFKSGDGKRQRTLGEMTLEDFLVKAGVVAESSPGKVNEEGNLEPQETQWIGYQSHAVQQQNMIMAGHYQVQPSVTVPGNSLMDVGYMSPTSLMGSLSDRHMSGRKRFASGDVMEKTVERRQKRMIKNRESAARSRARKQAYTHELENKVSRLEEENERLRREKEVEKVIPWVPPPKPKYQLRRTSSAPF